One segment of Methylotuvimicrobium sp. KM2 DNA contains the following:
- a CDS encoding MotA/TolQ/ExbB proton channel family protein, with amino-acid sequence MEKVLSFFDQGGGLLWAILVVSVLMWTLILERYWFFYFQLPRLQAELLDYWRNRSASRHFCQQRLKEGLASQFFSQVLRGLKTVDILTQILPLLGLLGTVSGMIKVFEVINAFGAGNARGMAAGISEALITTMAGLITALSGLFFAANLESRARRAREKFTSQLTE; translated from the coding sequence ATGGAAAAGGTGCTGAGTTTTTTCGATCAGGGCGGCGGTTTGCTTTGGGCGATTCTTGTGGTATCGGTGTTGATGTGGACGTTGATATTAGAACGGTACTGGTTTTTTTATTTTCAATTGCCGCGTTTGCAGGCCGAATTATTGGATTATTGGCGCAATCGTTCGGCCTCAAGGCATTTTTGCCAGCAACGCTTGAAGGAAGGTTTGGCTTCGCAATTTTTTTCGCAAGTGTTGCGCGGACTCAAGACGGTTGACATCTTGACGCAAATTTTGCCGTTGCTAGGGCTGCTTGGGACCGTGTCGGGGATGATCAAAGTTTTCGAAGTAATCAATGCGTTCGGCGCCGGTAATGCGCGCGGCATGGCCGCAGGCATATCGGAAGCGCTGATCACGACGATGGCTGGCTTGATCACGGCCTTGTCGGGCTTGTTCTTCGCCGCCAATCTTGAATCCCGCGCCAGACGAGCGCGCGAGAAATTTACTTCGCAATTAACCGAATGA
- a CDS encoding MotA/TolQ/ExbB proton channel family protein — translation MKKLNWFLVLLLLWANGSVHAASTLDELVTKVRREAAKDIRFDQERERRFIQERDRQQAKLNKLRSELAVADQKAEKLRSLFQENENKLAEMDGQIASQAGELNELFAMVQQNAAEIGSLLDRSMISAQYRDRGEFLNKIIQRESAVSMETLQSLWLVLIDEMHETGKVTRFTGPVITLDGEEKQQTVTRIGAFNAVSEGKFLRFLPDGHKLVELARQPAPRHQRMAFELEQAQEGWRMMAVDPSKGAILALLVESPDLIERINQSGAIGYLILAIGAAGLLIVLWRGAVLSMAWLRIKGQLLKEENLDNNPLGRLRNSIVSVQARSSEILAARLDEAVGQESSRLFFGLTALTVFAAVTPLMGLLGTVIGMIETFQSISLFGTGDPKLMAGGISYALVTTQLGLAVAIPLLLLQSFLHAQANRIVEILDQQSTRLFEQYEQPATEL, via the coding sequence ATGAAGAAGTTGAATTGGTTTTTAGTCTTGCTTCTTTTGTGGGCGAATGGCTCGGTTCATGCCGCCTCGACCTTAGACGAGTTGGTGACTAAGGTCCGAAGAGAGGCTGCCAAGGATATTCGTTTCGATCAAGAACGCGAACGTCGTTTCATTCAGGAGCGCGATCGGCAGCAAGCCAAGCTAAATAAACTGCGTAGCGAATTGGCTGTCGCCGATCAAAAGGCGGAGAAACTGCGTAGCTTGTTTCAAGAGAACGAAAACAAGCTGGCCGAGATGGACGGGCAAATCGCTTCTCAAGCCGGCGAGTTGAACGAATTATTCGCGATGGTGCAGCAAAACGCCGCCGAAATCGGCTCGTTGTTGGACCGTTCGATGATTTCGGCGCAATATCGGGATCGAGGCGAGTTTCTGAATAAGATCATTCAACGCGAATCGGCGGTGTCGATGGAAACCTTGCAAAGTCTTTGGCTGGTTTTGATCGATGAAATGCATGAAACCGGCAAGGTCACGCGCTTCACCGGTCCGGTCATTACTTTGGACGGCGAGGAAAAACAGCAAACCGTGACGCGTATCGGTGCGTTCAATGCCGTGTCGGAAGGCAAGTTTCTACGTTTCTTACCGGACGGGCATAAATTGGTCGAACTCGCCCGGCAGCCCGCGCCGCGACACCAACGCATGGCTTTCGAATTGGAACAAGCCCAGGAAGGTTGGCGCATGATGGCGGTCGATCCGTCGAAAGGCGCGATTTTAGCCTTGTTGGTGGAATCGCCTGACTTGATCGAACGAATCAATCAGAGCGGTGCGATCGGTTATTTGATATTGGCGATCGGCGCCGCCGGCTTGTTGATCGTGTTATGGCGCGGTGCGGTTTTGTCGATGGCGTGGCTACGAATCAAAGGCCAATTGCTTAAGGAAGAGAATCTCGACAATAATCCGTTGGGCAGGCTCAGAAATAGTATCGTTTCAGTGCAGGCAAGAAGTAGCGAGATTCTAGCTGCGCGTCTCGATGAGGCGGTCGGTCAGGAAAGCAGTCGCTTGTTTTTCGGTTTGACGGCATTGACGGTATTTGCCGCGGTTACACCGTTGATGGGTTTGCTCGGCACCGTGATCGGTATGATCGAGACTTTCCAGTCGATTTCGCTGTTCGGCACAGGCGATCCGAAATTGATGGCCGGCGGCATTTCTTATGCCTTAGTAACGACGCAGCTCGGCTTGGCCGTCGCGATTCCGTTATTGTTGCTGCAAAGTTTCTTGCATGCCCAGGCCAATCGTATCGTCGAAATTCTCGATCAACAAAGTACCCGGTTGTTCGAACAATACGAGCAACCGGCAACCGAGCTTTAA
- a CDS encoding energy transducer TonB, whose translation MRLTLTFTAASAINLLLFWVMIQLVTAEQDKQWIRTTDSGFFDFIRQRPEPEAISRSPRKTPPKPEPQKTETFSEQMPQQRSPAADLRALPLQVPALRVDVPANPRMNVRGPSLPDVISGGQSKSGKLGSIPGTGRGSAPAAPSFIMADELTAISRIQPNYPDRLRFRRVEGEVLIEFTVTTEGTVTDPVIINSKPSGAFDRSALRAVRRWRFQPRRDEQGNPVPVRARQVFAFTLN comes from the coding sequence ATGAGACTGACGCTGACCTTCACGGCTGCATCGGCGATTAACTTGCTGCTGTTTTGGGTAATGATCCAATTGGTTACCGCCGAACAGGATAAGCAATGGATTCGAACCACTGATTCGGGGTTTTTCGACTTTATCCGGCAAAGGCCGGAGCCGGAGGCGATTTCGCGTTCGCCGAGAAAAACGCCGCCGAAACCAGAGCCGCAAAAAACGGAAACCTTCTCCGAGCAGATGCCGCAGCAACGCTCTCCGGCTGCCGATTTGCGGGCCTTACCCTTGCAAGTACCGGCTTTGAGAGTCGATGTGCCGGCAAATCCTCGGATGAATGTCAGGGGCCCATCTTTGCCGGACGTGATCAGCGGCGGGCAAAGCAAATCAGGAAAACTTGGAAGCATTCCGGGAACCGGGCGCGGTTCCGCTCCGGCTGCACCGTCTTTCATCATGGCCGATGAATTGACGGCAATATCGCGTATTCAACCTAACTATCCTGATCGATTACGCTTTCGCCGGGTCGAGGGCGAAGTGCTCATTGAATTTACGGTAACGACCGAAGGGACCGTGACCGATCCGGTCATAATCAACAGTAAGCCTTCCGGTGCTTTCGATCGTTCGGCATTGCGTGCCGTACGCCGCTGGCGTTTTCAGCCGCGTCGCGACGAACAAGGGAATCCGGTTCCGGTGCGCGCTCGGCAAGTTTTTGCATTTACGTTGAATTAA
- a CDS encoding biopolymer transporter ExbD, whose protein sequence is MQRQHTRPPSFGAGLNVTPLIDMVFILLIFFAVNSSFVKETGVEVDRPTAQTAERQDQAGILIAVTKDGEVWIEQQQVDVRVVRGHVERLHAEAPEASALILADKRSETGLVMQVLDQARLAGIARVAVAATEEL, encoded by the coding sequence ATGCAACGTCAACATACTCGCCCGCCGAGTTTCGGAGCCGGACTCAATGTGACGCCGTTGATCGATATGGTATTCATTCTATTGATTTTTTTTGCGGTCAATTCGTCGTTCGTCAAGGAAACCGGCGTCGAAGTCGACCGCCCGACGGCGCAGACCGCCGAACGCCAGGATCAGGCCGGCATTTTGATTGCCGTAACCAAAGACGGCGAAGTCTGGATCGAACAACAACAAGTCGATGTTCGCGTGGTGCGAGGTCATGTTGAACGCTTGCACGCCGAAGCGCCGGAGGCCTCGGCTCTGATTTTGGCCGATAAACGTTCCGAAACCGGACTCGTCATGCAAGTGTTGGATCAGGCCAGGCTAGCCGGAATAGCTCGCGTCGCGGTGGCAGCGACCGAAGAGTTATGA
- a CDS encoding tetratricopeptide repeat protein: MNKQTYFRLFRTAFLVGLTLFGALTVHAQEKAVSEETFKVLKEADAALRKGQSEQALRQLRAIQSKTVDKPYDHAVVQQYMAYAYSGVNDFRGARQAANAALNSKILDADAEHGLRNIAGQAAFHLEDYRESVTHLDRWLQREPKADADSYYMVAYAAYRANMSRSAIRHLERAVALKKSAPAEWIQLLLSLYVESKGYSKAEPLVKRLIADSPNKREWWRYLSGLYAQQNRHDRAISTMMLAYYIGEVRQEDVLNLVKFHAQQGYPSKAARLLEREIENKRVSRNYENLKLLFGCWQLAREHDKARRVLTEAASISLNGEDYMLSGRIAMQRGDWALAKQAFQKSLRKGGLKRKAHARLWLGIAALKSQDETLARESLEAVLNVADVKQEAAYWLKRMERGEKRHKHHGRGEGLGES, encoded by the coding sequence ATGAATAAACAAACTTATTTTCGATTGTTTAGGACCGCTTTTTTAGTAGGGTTGACTCTGTTTGGCGCACTGACGGTTCACGCACAGGAAAAAGCTGTTAGCGAAGAGACTTTCAAGGTCCTCAAAGAAGCCGATGCGGCATTACGGAAAGGCCAATCCGAGCAAGCCTTGCGTCAGTTGAGAGCAATCCAAAGCAAGACTGTCGACAAGCCCTACGATCATGCGGTCGTTCAGCAATATATGGCTTATGCCTATTCCGGAGTAAACGATTTTCGCGGTGCTCGGCAAGCCGCTAACGCGGCTCTAAACAGTAAAATACTCGACGCCGATGCCGAACATGGATTGCGTAACATTGCCGGTCAAGCGGCTTTTCATTTGGAGGACTATCGAGAGAGCGTGACGCATTTGGATCGATGGTTGCAAAGAGAGCCGAAAGCCGATGCGGATAGTTATTATATGGTGGCCTATGCCGCCTATCGTGCGAACATGTCCCGTTCGGCAATCCGTCATTTGGAAAGAGCCGTGGCGCTAAAAAAATCGGCGCCTGCCGAATGGATTCAATTATTGTTGTCCCTTTATGTCGAAAGCAAAGGCTATTCGAAAGCCGAGCCGCTCGTTAAGCGCTTGATCGCCGACTCGCCCAATAAACGCGAATGGTGGCGTTATCTAAGCGGTCTTTACGCCCAACAAAATCGCCATGACCGGGCGATATCCACAATGATGCTGGCTTATTATATCGGTGAAGTCCGGCAAGAAGACGTTTTGAATTTAGTGAAATTCCATGCGCAACAAGGTTATCCGTCCAAGGCGGCCCGATTGCTGGAAAGAGAGATCGAGAATAAACGGGTTTCTCGCAATTATGAAAACTTGAAGCTGTTGTTTGGTTGCTGGCAATTGGCGCGAGAACACGATAAAGCTCGACGGGTTTTGACCGAGGCGGCGTCGATTTCTCTTAACGGCGAGGATTATATGTTGTCCGGACGTATTGCAATGCAACGTGGCGATTGGGCGTTGGCCAAACAGGCGTTTCAAAAAAGCTTGCGCAAAGGCGGCTTGAAGCGCAAGGCGCATGCGCGCTTATGGCTTGGTATCGCGGCCCTCAAGTCTCAAGATGAAACGCTAGCTCGTGAGTCGTTGGAGGCGGTGCTGAATGTAGCCGATGTTAAGCAAGAAGCGGCGTATTGGTTAAAGCGTATGGAGCGCGGAGAAAAACGGCATAAACATCATGGGCGGGGAGAGGGGTTGGGGGAGTCTTGA